The following proteins come from a genomic window of Candidatus Effluviviaceae Genus I sp.:
- the hpt gene encoding hypoxanthine phosphoribosyltransferase: MELGKVLLTEDQIRRRVTELGERITRDYADDPPILVNVLKGGVVFLADLIRAIELPVEIDFMEVSSYGDGTSSSGVVRILEDLSQDVTGRHVLLVEDIVDTGHTLQYIIENLKTRHTKSVKICTLLDRHGRREVELALDYVGFVVPNKFVVGYGLDLAQKYRNLPHIAVLDDEEIP, encoded by the coding sequence CTGGAACTCGGGAAGGTTCTCCTCACTGAAGACCAGATCCGCCGCCGCGTGACCGAGCTCGGCGAGCGCATCACCCGCGACTACGCCGATGACCCGCCCATCCTCGTGAACGTGCTCAAGGGCGGCGTCGTGTTCCTCGCGGACCTCATCAGGGCCATCGAGCTCCCGGTTGAGATCGACTTCATGGAGGTCTCGAGCTACGGCGACGGCACCTCGAGTTCCGGCGTCGTCCGCATCCTCGAGGACCTCTCGCAGGACGTGACGGGCCGCCACGTCCTTCTCGTCGAGGACATCGTGGACACCGGCCACACGCTCCAGTACATCATCGAGAACCTCAAGACGCGGCACACGAAGAGCGTCAAGATCTGCACGCTTCTGGACCGCCACGGCCGCCGCGAGGTTGAGCTGGCGCTGGACTACGTGGGGTTCGTCGTCCCGAACAAGTTCGTGGTCGGCTACGGACTGGACCTCGCCCAGAAGTACAGGAACCTCCCCCACATCGCCGTGCTCGACGACGAGGAGATCCCGTGA
- the ftsH gene encoding ATP-dependent zinc metalloprotease FtsH: MPPDAGRPGGGRKNSQRGRGDELSRKLAPQPRARNPFLAWIVLLFLAIVAYQLYVQGRPQAVDVSYTQVMAEIEAGNIRSADLIDREVKGEFVTPLVVTQGGREVTVTRFKTWLPTEDPEFVRVMREKNPAADITGRPPSTNWGGVLFSILPLIVIVAFWIFIMRSMRGGMGPGKAFSFGKSGARLLTEDRPKVTFNDVAGLPEAKVELEEIVEFLRAPHRFQRLGGKIPKGALLVGPPGSGKTLLARAVAGEANVPFLSISGSSFVEMFVGVGAARVRDLFEQGKTNAPCIIFIDEIDAVGRMRGAGLGGGHDEREQTLNQLLVEMDGFESNEGVILLAATNRPDVLDPALLRPGRFDRQIVIDQPDLQGRKKILEVSARGVKVAADVDYEVVARGTPGLSGADLANLVNEAALLAARRNRDAVAAQDFDDAKDKIMLGMERKSVILSEEEARTTAYHEAGHALIAWLIPGSDPIHKVTIIPRGHALGVTHTLPVDERRMVKRQYAIDALARALAGRAAEEIAIGEITSGSAQDIDHATEVARWMVCNWGMSDTLGPVTFGKEERHVFLGREMGRVKDYSEATAVLIDQEIRKLIDSSLERARTLLSDNRDKLHLLAKALLERETLTGAEIDGLFGKTPPTPAPAPDAAASFPAPPAGAGDEAAEPLKDR; the protein is encoded by the coding sequence ATGCCGCCGGACGCCGGCCGTCCCGGCGGTGGGCGGAAGAACTCCCAGCGAGGGCGGGGCGACGAGCTCTCGCGGAAGCTCGCCCCGCAGCCGCGCGCGAGGAACCCGTTCCTCGCGTGGATCGTGCTCCTCTTCCTCGCCATCGTCGCGTACCAGCTCTACGTCCAGGGCCGGCCCCAGGCGGTCGACGTCTCGTACACCCAGGTCATGGCGGAGATCGAGGCGGGCAACATCAGGAGCGCCGATCTCATCGACCGTGAGGTCAAGGGCGAGTTCGTGACCCCGCTCGTCGTGACGCAGGGCGGCCGTGAGGTCACGGTCACGCGCTTCAAGACCTGGCTTCCGACGGAGGACCCTGAGTTCGTCCGCGTCATGCGCGAGAAGAACCCCGCGGCCGACATCACGGGACGCCCACCCTCCACGAACTGGGGCGGCGTGCTCTTCTCGATCCTGCCGCTCATCGTCATCGTCGCGTTCTGGATCTTCATCATGCGCTCCATGCGCGGCGGCATGGGTCCGGGCAAGGCGTTCAGCTTCGGGAAGAGCGGTGCCCGCCTCCTGACGGAGGACCGGCCGAAGGTGACGTTCAACGACGTCGCCGGGCTCCCCGAGGCCAAGGTGGAGCTCGAGGAGATCGTCGAGTTTCTCCGCGCGCCGCACAGGTTCCAGCGCCTCGGCGGCAAGATCCCGAAGGGCGCGCTCCTCGTCGGGCCGCCGGGGAGCGGCAAGACGCTTCTCGCGCGCGCCGTCGCGGGAGAGGCCAACGTGCCGTTCCTGTCGATCAGCGGCTCGAGCTTCGTCGAGATGTTCGTCGGCGTCGGGGCCGCCCGCGTGCGCGACCTCTTCGAGCAGGGCAAGACCAACGCTCCGTGCATCATCTTCATCGACGAGATCGACGCGGTCGGCCGCATGCGCGGCGCGGGGCTCGGCGGCGGCCACGACGAGCGCGAGCAGACGCTCAACCAGCTTCTCGTCGAGATGGACGGGTTCGAGTCGAACGAGGGGGTCATCCTCCTCGCGGCCACGAACAGGCCCGACGTGCTCGACCCCGCGCTCCTCCGGCCCGGCCGGTTCGATCGCCAGATCGTGATCGACCAGCCGGACCTCCAGGGAAGGAAGAAGATCCTCGAGGTGAGCGCGCGCGGCGTCAAGGTGGCCGCGGACGTGGACTACGAGGTCGTCGCGCGCGGCACGCCGGGCCTGTCGGGCGCCGACCTCGCCAATCTCGTCAACGAGGCCGCGCTTCTCGCGGCGCGCCGGAACCGCGACGCGGTGGCGGCCCAGGACTTCGATGACGCCAAGGACAAGATCATGCTCGGCATGGAGCGCAAGAGCGTCATCCTGTCCGAAGAGGAGGCCCGCACGACGGCCTACCACGAGGCCGGGCACGCGCTCATCGCGTGGCTCATCCCCGGCTCCGACCCGATCCACAAGGTGACCATCATCCCCCGCGGGCACGCGCTCGGCGTCACGCACACGCTCCCCGTGGACGAGCGGCGGATGGTCAAGCGGCAGTACGCCATCGACGCCCTCGCCCGCGCGCTCGCCGGCCGCGCCGCCGAGGAGATCGCCATCGGCGAGATCACGAGCGGCTCCGCGCAGGACATCGACCACGCGACGGAGGTCGCGAGGTGGATGGTCTGCAACTGGGGCATGAGCGACACGCTCGGCCCCGTGACGTTCGGCAAGGAGGAGCGCCACGTCTTCCTCGGCAGGGAGATGGGACGCGTGAAGGACTACAGCGAAGCGACGGCCGTTCTCATCGATCAGGAGATCCGCAAGCTCATCGATTCGTCCCTCGAGCGCGCGCGGACGCTCCTCTCGGACAACCGCGACAAGCTGCACCTCCTTGCCAAGGCGCTCCTCGAGCGGGAGACGCTGACCGGCGCCGAGATCGACGGTCTCTTCGGCAAGACGCCGCCGACTCCGGCCCCGGCGCCGGACGCGGCCGCCTCCTTTCCCGCGCCGCCCGCCGGCGCGGGCGACGAGGCCGCCGAACCTCTCAAGGACAGGTAG
- the folP gene encoding dihydropteroate synthase: MADVLSPRVLLISAPEDAAREMRKIGVSEAGVRAMAPKAQTVVLKVAGASVPVAHILKQQMLSIGGDAAVACGVLTHEVESTDVLLMGTVAQLESLAQKLSYQQFGLPELGERIVSTLAALSPKPRLVLRARHHNMDLAKKVHVMGILNVTPDSFSDGGRFLQPSEALDHALEMAEDGADIIDVGGQSSRPGSQGIPESEELKRVVPVVERVHEAWHGPISVDTARAKVAEEAFKAGASIVNDITAFTADPAVARVVARFDAACVLMHMQGTPATMQDDPSYDDLMGQIAHFLAGAIAVAKAAGVADDQIVVDPGIGFGKTTAHNLAILRHLPELRALGKPILVGPSRKGFIGRILDLQVDDRLEGTLAAAAYAVAQGARILRVHDVKPVARAARIVEACLSSPA, translated from the coding sequence ATGGCCGACGTGCTCTCGCCCAGGGTCCTGCTCATCAGCGCCCCGGAGGACGCGGCGCGCGAGATGCGGAAGATCGGCGTCTCCGAGGCCGGCGTCCGCGCGATGGCCCCGAAGGCGCAGACGGTCGTCCTCAAGGTCGCCGGCGCAAGCGTCCCCGTGGCGCACATTCTCAAGCAGCAGATGCTGTCCATCGGCGGAGACGCGGCCGTCGCGTGCGGCGTCCTGACGCACGAGGTGGAGTCCACCGACGTGCTCCTCATGGGCACCGTCGCGCAGCTCGAGTCCCTCGCGCAGAAGCTCTCGTACCAGCAGTTCGGGCTCCCCGAGCTCGGCGAGCGCATCGTCTCCACGCTCGCCGCGCTCAGCCCGAAGCCGCGCCTCGTCCTCCGAGCGCGCCATCACAACATGGACCTCGCCAAGAAGGTCCACGTCATGGGCATCCTGAACGTCACGCCCGACTCGTTCTCCGACGGCGGCCGGTTCCTTCAGCCGTCCGAGGCGCTCGACCACGCGCTCGAGATGGCCGAGGATGGAGCCGACATCATCGACGTCGGCGGGCAGTCGTCCCGCCCGGGGTCCCAGGGCATTCCGGAGAGCGAGGAGCTCAAGCGCGTCGTGCCCGTCGTCGAGCGCGTGCACGAGGCGTGGCACGGGCCGATCTCCGTGGACACGGCGCGCGCGAAGGTCGCGGAGGAGGCCTTCAAGGCCGGCGCGTCCATCGTGAACGACATCACGGCCTTCACAGCGGACCCGGCCGTCGCGCGCGTCGTGGCGCGCTTCGACGCCGCGTGCGTCCTCATGCACATGCAGGGCACGCCGGCCACGATGCAGGACGACCCGAGCTACGACGACCTCATGGGGCAGATCGCGCACTTCCTCGCCGGCGCGATCGCCGTCGCCAAGGCAGCGGGCGTCGCGGACGATCAGATCGTCGTCGACCCCGGCATCGGGTTCGGCAAGACGACGGCGCACAATCTCGCGATCCTCCGCCACCTCCCGGAGCTCAGAGCGCTGGGGAAGCCGATCCTCGTGGGCCCGTCGCGGAAGGGCTTCATCGGCCGGATCCTCGACCTTCAGGTGGATGACCGGCTGGAAGGGACGCTCGCCGCGGCCGCCTACGCGGTCGCCCAGGGCGCGCGCATCCTCCGCGTTCACGACGTGAAGCCTGTCGCAAGGGCGGCCAGGATCGTCGAGGCCTGCTTGTCCTCGCCCGCATGA
- a CDS encoding TIGR00159 family protein codes for MSGWQLVADVADIVIVAFIIYHVLLLLRGRRAMGMLLSLFAIFAVGFVASWLKLNALNWLMSGLKGIWVIIFVIVFQEEIRRLLGQVGQTRLFRPLVRFEEEEAIDTIVSAVGAMSKRMVGCIIAFEREARLTNYHQTGVILSAPCVADLLVSVFTPPGPLHDGAVIVNGNDIVAARCTLPLSQNPYYVRTLGTRHRAAVGLTEETDAVVVVVSGETGRISLAVGGQISSGVSTAGLRERLSQLLAPSQASTSS; via the coding sequence ATGTCCGGTTGGCAGCTCGTCGCCGATGTCGCGGACATCGTGATCGTCGCCTTCATCATCTACCATGTGCTGCTGCTTCTCCGCGGCCGGCGGGCGATGGGCATGCTCCTCTCCCTTTTCGCCATCTTCGCGGTGGGGTTCGTCGCGAGCTGGCTCAAGCTCAACGCTCTAAACTGGCTCATGTCGGGGCTCAAGGGGATCTGGGTCATCATCTTCGTCATCGTCTTCCAGGAGGAGATCCGGAGGCTCCTTGGACAGGTCGGACAGACCAGGCTCTTCCGGCCGCTTGTCAGGTTCGAGGAGGAGGAGGCCATCGACACCATCGTGTCGGCGGTGGGCGCGATGTCGAAGCGGATGGTCGGGTGCATCATCGCGTTCGAGCGGGAGGCGCGGCTCACCAACTACCACCAGACGGGCGTCATTCTGAGCGCGCCGTGCGTGGCCGACCTTCTGGTCTCCGTGTTCACTCCGCCCGGGCCTCTCCACGACGGGGCGGTCATCGTGAACGGCAACGACATCGTCGCCGCTCGCTGCACGCTCCCGCTGTCCCAGAACCCCTACTACGTCCGCACGCTGGGCACGAGACACCGGGCCGCCGTCGGCCTGACGGAGGAGACCGACGCCGTCGTCGTGGTGGTCTCCGGGGAGACGGGGCGGATCTCGCTCGCCGTCGGCGGGCAGATCTCGAGCGGAGTCTCGACGGCAGGGCTGAGGGAGCGCCTGAGCCAGCTTCTCGCGCCGTCGCAGGCCTCCACATCAAGCTAG
- a CDS encoding DUF2723 domain-containing protein has translation MYPHERVNRIIGWSLAALALAIYMMTTAPVVAFWDNGEFIAVGYTLGIGHPPGSPVFTLISRLFSILPFSNVARATNFQSVLAGALAIAFLYFSIARMARRWEGKVSSFAEALPTYVAGITACLLAAFSYSFWENSLESEVYATNIVTMTLTLWLVMRWTEIRDVPRDRRMLHLVVYLLALGVGTHLGCLLWAPAYLLFVILFESNLLGIVLLSVPLGMGFLLLSKGAARGAVGIWILWLAVTVFYAVPALWPKREETKRKGRGRKEHPAVLPTHLTMALLVVQVIAFFTSAASYGGAAAGWFILAAAVSVGSIYAFVWLLRTGRVDRPEIPARMVLSIAVLAALALSVHAYLLIRARLKPAINESDPKTWSLVLDVMRRKQYEPMRFFPRRTPFPNQFRILWGYYEQQFAGQPGARVIWPMTLALAVWGAIAHARRDRRTFAMMLTANLISSLGLLLYMNISDREVRPREYFWVPSYVGLAMWMGIGAGAIVQWAGKLGRSYRVALSGALVAFSLIPLTTQHRVMDRSDNYVAHYYGWNLINFLEPNAILITNGDNDTFPLWYLQEVEGVRKDVEVVNLSLIQINWYVEQLKDRGIPMSFSYEEIEAMRPYWIRDPETREPKLVTLRDIVLHDIVREVGWSRPIYFAVTIEDFMGYYDNLELEGMVFRLVPTTGRHQINVERTKKNAFENYRYDSIVDKDDDWRVITEVYKASDTRRLITNYAAGFSRLGFAAAQGPEPRFEEAIRYYDISLRFAPDYSPALNGLIAIYAVGLRQPEKALPLVDQLIAAQPGDDEAWIRFGGVHLMMAERLDMAGQTEQATRHYEEAMRGYERLLGRSASRREIYPPLVAIYERLGQQQKLDGVLDLWQRYAPDDFQQALEYGRQQAAGQ, from the coding sequence ATGTACCCGCACGAGAGAGTGAACCGGATCATCGGCTGGTCCCTCGCCGCGCTCGCGCTCGCCATCTACATGATGACGACCGCTCCGGTCGTGGCGTTCTGGGACAACGGGGAGTTCATCGCCGTCGGCTACACCCTCGGCATCGGGCATCCCCCGGGGTCCCCGGTGTTCACGCTCATCTCGAGGCTCTTCTCGATCCTCCCGTTCAGCAACGTCGCGCGCGCGACGAACTTCCAGTCCGTGCTCGCCGGCGCGCTGGCCATCGCCTTCCTCTACTTCTCGATCGCCCGCATGGCCCGCCGCTGGGAGGGGAAGGTCTCGTCGTTCGCGGAGGCCTTGCCGACCTACGTCGCCGGGATCACCGCCTGCCTCCTTGCGGCCTTCTCCTACAGCTTCTGGGAGAACTCGCTCGAGTCGGAGGTGTACGCGACGAACATCGTCACGATGACGCTGACGCTCTGGCTCGTCATGCGGTGGACCGAGATCCGGGACGTTCCCCGGGACCGCAGGATGCTCCACCTCGTCGTCTACCTCCTCGCGCTCGGCGTCGGGACGCACCTCGGCTGCCTGCTCTGGGCCCCGGCCTACCTCCTGTTCGTCATCCTCTTCGAGAGCAACCTCCTCGGCATCGTCCTCCTCTCCGTGCCGCTCGGCATGGGGTTCCTGCTGCTCTCGAAGGGCGCGGCGCGGGGAGCCGTGGGGATCTGGATCCTGTGGCTGGCCGTCACGGTGTTCTACGCCGTCCCCGCCCTCTGGCCCAAGCGTGAGGAGACGAAGAGGAAGGGTCGGGGGCGCAAGGAACATCCCGCCGTGCTGCCGACGCATCTCACGATGGCGCTCCTCGTGGTCCAGGTGATTGCGTTCTTCACGTCCGCCGCGAGCTACGGCGGCGCCGCCGCGGGCTGGTTCATCCTCGCCGCCGCCGTGTCGGTCGGTTCGATCTACGCGTTCGTCTGGCTTCTCCGCACGGGGCGCGTGGATCGCCCGGAGATCCCCGCGCGGATGGTCCTGTCCATCGCCGTGCTCGCAGCGCTCGCGCTCTCGGTCCATGCGTACCTGCTCATCCGGGCGCGCCTGAAGCCCGCCATCAACGAGTCGGACCCGAAGACGTGGAGCCTCGTGCTCGACGTGATGCGCAGGAAGCAGTACGAGCCCATGCGGTTCTTCCCGCGGAGGACCCCGTTCCCCAACCAGTTCCGGATCCTCTGGGGCTACTACGAGCAGCAGTTCGCCGGCCAGCCCGGAGCGCGGGTCATCTGGCCGATGACGCTCGCCCTCGCCGTGTGGGGAGCGATCGCGCACGCCCGGCGAGACCGCCGAACGTTCGCGATGATGCTCACGGCCAATCTCATCTCGTCCCTGGGGCTTCTGCTCTACATGAACATCTCCGATCGCGAGGTCCGGCCGAGGGAGTACTTCTGGGTGCCTTCGTACGTCGGGCTCGCGATGTGGATGGGGATCGGCGCGGGGGCGATCGTGCAATGGGCCGGCAAGCTCGGCAGGTCCTACCGCGTGGCGCTCTCGGGCGCGCTCGTCGCGTTCTCGCTGATCCCGCTGACCACGCAGCACCGGGTGATGGACCGCAGCGACAACTACGTCGCCCACTACTACGGCTGGAACCTGATCAACTTCCTCGAACCGAACGCGATCCTCATCACGAACGGCGACAACGACACCTTCCCCCTCTGGTACCTCCAGGAGGTCGAGGGGGTACGCAAGGACGTCGAGGTCGTCAACCTCTCGCTCATCCAGATCAACTGGTACGTCGAGCAGCTCAAGGACCGCGGCATCCCGATGAGCTTCTCGTACGAGGAGATCGAGGCGATGCGCCCGTACTGGATCCGCGACCCCGAGACGCGCGAGCCGAAGCTCGTCACGCTTCGCGACATCGTCCTCCACGACATCGTCCGGGAGGTCGGATGGTCCCGCCCGATCTACTTCGCGGTGACCATCGAGGACTTCATGGGCTACTACGACAACCTCGAGCTCGAGGGCATGGTCTTCCGCCTCGTGCCGACGACGGGCCGCCACCAGATCAACGTGGAGAGGACGAAGAAGAACGCCTTCGAGAACTACCGGTACGACAGCATCGTCGACAAGGACGACGACTGGCGGGTCATCACGGAGGTGTACAAGGCGTCGGACACGCGCCGGCTCATCACGAACTACGCCGCCGGCTTCTCGCGGCTGGGGTTCGCCGCCGCGCAGGGACCCGAGCCGCGGTTCGAGGAGGCCATCCGCTACTACGACATCTCCCTCCGCTTCGCGCCGGACTACAGTCCGGCCCTGAACGGGCTCATCGCGATCTACGCTGTCGGGCTCCGTCAGCCCGAGAAGGCGCTGCCGCTCGTGGACCAGCTCATCGCGGCACAGCCCGGCGACGACGAGGCGTGGATCCGGTTCGGCGGCGTCCACCTCATGATGGCGGAGCGGCTCGACATGGCGGGGCAGACGGAGCAGGCCACGCGCCACTACGAGGAGGCGATGCGCGGGTACGAGCGGCTTCTCGGACGGTCGGCCTCAAGGCGCGAGATCTACCCGCCGCTCGTGGCCATCTACGAGCGACTGGGTCAGCAGCAGAAGCTGGACGGCGTGCTCGACCTGTGGCAGCGCTACGCCCCGGACGACTTCCAGCAGGCGCTCGAGTACGGCAGGCAGCAGGCCGCCGGCCAGTAG
- a CDS encoding acyltransferase, which produces MRAAAVQFAPAFGEVRPNLDGMLAMAAHVEADLLVFPELALSGYVFATPSEVLELSQAADARELDEIAEAAAARRATFVVGFAERAGRAVFNSALLAGPDGTRAIYRKIHLFDREKALFAPGDRPPEVVEVAGVRYGLMVCFDWIFPETARTLALLGADVLCHPANLVLPFCQDAMITRCIENRVFSVTANRIGTEARAGTALTFTGMSEIVSPRGAVLARGSVDRAEIVTADVDPAAARDKMITASNHVLDDRRTDLYRLR; this is translated from the coding sequence ATGAGGGCCGCGGCAGTTCAGTTCGCTCCGGCGTTCGGCGAGGTCAGGCCGAACCTCGACGGCATGCTCGCCATGGCCGCGCACGTGGAGGCGGATCTCCTCGTGTTCCCGGAGCTCGCTCTCTCCGGGTACGTGTTCGCCACGCCGAGCGAGGTTCTCGAGCTGTCCCAGGCGGCGGACGCCCGGGAGCTGGACGAGATCGCGGAGGCGGCGGCCGCCAGGCGCGCGACCTTCGTCGTGGGCTTCGCGGAGCGGGCCGGGCGCGCCGTGTTCAACTCGGCGCTCCTTGCCGGACCAGACGGGACGCGGGCGATCTACAGGAAGATCCACCTCTTCGACAGGGAGAAGGCCCTGTTCGCGCCGGGCGACAGGCCGCCGGAGGTCGTCGAAGTGGCCGGCGTGCGATACGGCCTCATGGTCTGCTTCGACTGGATCTTCCCGGAGACGGCGAGAACGCTCGCGCTCCTGGGTGCCGACGTGTTGTGCCATCCGGCCAACCTCGTGCTGCCCTTCTGCCAGGACGCCATGATCACGAGGTGCATCGAGAACCGCGTGTTCTCCGTCACGGCCAACAGGATCGGGACGGAAGCGAGGGCCGGAACGGCCCTGACCTTCACGGGGATGAGCGAGATCGTCTCGCCGCGAGGCGCGGTCCTGGCGCGGGGCAGCGTTGACCGGGCTGAGATCGTCACCGCGGACGTCGACCCGGCCGCCGCGCGGGACAAGATGATCACGGCGTCGAATCACGTCCTCGACGACAGGCGAACCGACCTCTACCGCCTGAGATAG
- a CDS encoding LysM peptidoglycan-binding domain-containing protein, whose protein sequence is MGKAGSLSAAALVATAVLLSGCGTGGIAVKKDIWDAQEEFSTRQAGLSEKVLQLEGRIGGVEESVAALEHRIGNLSSQVAGIDAQLARGLEAVRSGQQQLGIELEGKIRSTDAARKSDRDDVLRRLEIVLDEVTKENKRLTAELDAVKAATSDGSSHTVSRGETLAGIAAKYGVTVSALMSANSISDPNLIRVGQKLVVPR, encoded by the coding sequence ATGGGGAAGGCAGGATCCCTGTCCGCGGCAGCGCTCGTGGCGACGGCTGTTCTGCTGTCGGGGTGCGGCACGGGCGGGATCGCCGTGAAGAAGGACATCTGGGACGCGCAGGAGGAGTTCTCGACGCGCCAGGCCGGGCTGTCCGAGAAGGTGCTCCAGCTCGAGGGCCGGATCGGCGGTGTCGAGGAGAGCGTCGCTGCGCTGGAGCATAGGATCGGGAATTTGTCCTCGCAGGTCGCCGGGATCGACGCGCAGCTCGCCCGAGGACTGGAGGCGGTCAGGAGCGGCCAGCAGCAGCTCGGCATCGAGCTCGAGGGCAAGATACGCTCCACCGACGCAGCCCGGAAGAGCGATCGCGACGACGTCCTGCGAAGGCTCGAGATCGTGCTCGACGAGGTGACCAAGGAGAACAAGCGGCTGACCGCCGAACTCGATGCGGTCAAGGCTGCGACCTCAGACGGCAGCTCGCACACGGTCTCGCGCGGGGAGACGCTGGCCGGCATCGCGGCGAAGTACGGCGTGACCGTGTCCGCGCTCATGTCTGCGAACAGCATCTCCGATCCGAACCTGATCCGGGTCGGGCAGAAACTGGTCGTCCCGCGGTGA
- the pal gene encoding peptidoglycan-associated lipoprotein Pal: protein MRRDSRQFLVLVLVIAAAVALSGCGKKRVAEPVAQPMDTQALRGDDLPLTDRDETIYVEPGAGVFENIHFEFDKYRIRSEDEPILQRIARWLKENESIRVLIEGHCDERGTNEYNMALGEQRALAARRYLVGLGVSSDRLVTISYGEERPLDRASNEDAWARNRRAQFSVSQ, encoded by the coding sequence ATGCGGAGAGACAGCCGTCAGTTCCTCGTTCTGGTTCTCGTGATCGCGGCCGCCGTCGCGCTCAGCGGCTGCGGCAAGAAGCGTGTGGCTGAGCCTGTGGCGCAGCCCATGGACACACAGGCCCTGCGGGGGGACGACCTGCCGCTGACGGACCGCGACGAGACCATCTACGTCGAGCCCGGCGCGGGGGTGTTCGAGAACATCCACTTCGAGTTCGACAAGTACCGGATCCGCTCCGAGGACGAGCCGATCCTCCAGCGCATCGCACGGTGGCTCAAGGAGAACGAGAGCATCAGGGTGCTCATCGAGGGTCACTGCGACGAGCGCGGCACGAACGAGTACAACATGGCGCTCGGCGAGCAGCGCGCGCTCGCTGCTCGGCGCTACCTCGTGGGGCTCGGCGTCTCCTCGGACAGGCTGGTCACCATCAGCTACGGCGAGGAGCGGCCACTCGACAGGGCGAGCAACGAAGATGCGTGGGCGAGGAACAGGCGCGCCCAGTTCTCCGTCTCGCAGTAG
- the tolB gene encoding Tol-Pal system beta propeller repeat protein TolB, with amino-acid sequence MAGALRRALGAAAFMALTLVAATQAAAPEVHLSITKGFGEKVTIAVPLFRGTAGAAAPADMRSVLSSDLRYSGYFNVVENLAFVDDVEADDRRTGRVQFREWLALGAEVLVRGDVAVRGEDLVLEAQVFDLGAGRSIFSRRYASQPAQWRATVHELADDIVRHLTGERGIARTKIAFVSNVTGTKEIYVMDYDGENGRRLTKDGLAALYPSWFGDNSAVAYTRFRNSGQEGVAIDVRTGVVRRLTSFPGLNAFISVSPKGNELAMTLSRDGNPEIYRLRSDGSEPRRLTYGSSTESSPCWSPDGRRLAFVSDRSGSPQIYVMSAAGGSEERLTYQGSYNTSPSWSPKGDLIAYTARVEGVYQICTVDVDTKKVVQLTTGAGNKEDPSWAPDGRHIVYSVRSKGKTDLYVLDIHDLTQVRLTSGAGDHESPAWLH; translated from the coding sequence ATGGCAGGTGCTCTCAGACGCGCGCTCGGCGCGGCAGCGTTCATGGCTCTCACGCTCGTTGCTGCGACGCAGGCGGCGGCGCCGGAGGTGCACCTCAGCATCACGAAGGGGTTCGGGGAGAAGGTGACCATCGCGGTCCCGCTCTTCCGGGGGACCGCCGGCGCCGCGGCTCCCGCCGACATGCGCAGCGTGCTCTCGAGCGACCTCAGGTACTCGGGCTACTTCAACGTCGTTGAGAACCTCGCGTTCGTAGACGACGTCGAGGCGGACGACCGACGCACGGGCCGCGTGCAGTTCCGGGAGTGGCTGGCGCTTGGGGCGGAGGTCCTCGTGAGGGGTGACGTCGCGGTGAGGGGCGAGGACCTTGTGCTGGAGGCGCAGGTGTTCGACCTCGGAGCGGGCCGGTCGATCTTCTCACGCCGGTACGCGAGCCAGCCGGCCCAGTGGAGAGCGACGGTGCACGAGCTTGCAGACGACATCGTGCGGCATTTGACGGGGGAGAGGGGGATCGCGCGGACCAAGATCGCGTTCGTGTCCAACGTGACGGGCACGAAGGAGATCTACGTCATGGACTACGACGGGGAGAACGGAAGGCGGCTGACCAAGGACGGGCTCGCCGCGCTGTACCCCTCCTGGTTCGGCGACAACAGCGCGGTCGCGTACACGCGCTTCAGGAACAGCGGTCAGGAGGGTGTGGCCATCGACGTGCGGACGGGCGTCGTGCGGCGGCTGACGTCGTTCCCCGGTCTCAACGCGTTCATCAGCGTGTCGCCCAAGGGGAACGAGCTCGCGATGACCCTCTCCCGCGACGGCAACCCCGAGATCTACCGCCTGCGCTCGGACGGGAGCGAGCCGCGCAGGCTGACGTACGGCTCATCCACCGAGTCCTCCCCGTGCTGGTCGCCAGACGGCCGGCGACTGGCCTTTGTGTCGGACCGGTCGGGCTCCCCGCAGATCTACGTGATGAGCGCGGCCGGGGGGTCGGAGGAGCGCCTGACGTACCAGGGGTCCTACAACACGTCGCCGAGCTGGTCCCCGAAGGGCGACCTCATCGCCTACACGGCCCGCGTCGAGGGCGTCTATCAGATCTGCACGGTGGACGTGGACACGAAGAAGGTGGTCCAGCTCACGACGGGGGCGGGCAACAAGGAGGACCCCTCGTGGGCGCCGGACGGAAGACACATCGTCTATTCCGTCCGATCCAAGGGAAAGACCGACCTGTATGTGCTTGACATCCATGACCTCACACAGGTTAGACTCACGAGCGGCGCCGGGGACCACGAGAGCCCGGCGTGGTTACACTGA